The following nucleotide sequence is from Firmicutes bacterium ASF500.
AAGCCTGCGGGAGAAGTATGGAAAACAGCCACCAGCATCTCCAGATAAATCAGAAAAGGGATAGTCTTATTTAACCTGTTCACATCAGCGTATTGTCCGTCCACATCTCGCACTGGCTGATAACCGTGTTGATGGCGTCCTCCACACCCTCGGGGGGATAGTCATATTTCCGCAGCAGCCGCTTTACCATCCTCCGCATCCCCGCCCGAGCAGTCTCCTTCCTCTGCCAGTCAATGGTGCGGTTTTTCCGGAGCATCTCCGTCAGCTCCCGGGTCATGGCCACCAGCTGGTCATTCTCGTAAAAGTCCTTGATGGCTTCCGGCTTGGTCAGCGCGTCGTAGAACGCCATCTCTTCCTGAGACAGCCCCAGCGTCTCTCCCTGCCGATGCAGCGCCGCAATCTGGGCGGCGGCATCCAACAGTTCCTTGATGACTTCTTCATTGGTGATCAAGCCGTTGTAATAGGCGTTCATCAATTGGGCCAGCTTTTCAGAAAATTTCTGAGACTGCACCACGTTGGTTCGCTTGAAAACGGATACCTGCTCCGCCATCAGCTTGCGGAGAATCTCCACCGCAATGTTTTTCTTCTTCATCTTTGCAATCTCTTCCAATACCTCCGGGTCGAAGAGATTGAATTTTTCCCCCACCGTCTTGCTGTCAAACAGGTTGATGACGCCCTCGCTCTGGATGCTGGCCTTCAACAGTTCGTTAATCTGGGCGTTGATCTCCTGCAAGGACAGCAGACGGCCTCCGGCGCCGCCCACAGTCAGCTTGACCACGGCGGAGCGGACCGCCTCAAAGTAAGCGGACTCGCGGCGCTCCTGGGCGGTGGTCAGGCTGGCGCATAGGGAGTGGGCCTGCTTGAGCAGCAGGGCCTCCCTCGCAAACAGCTCCTTCCGGTCAGGCACTGCGGCGTCCAGAACGAAGTTCACGCCGCCGGAGATCGTCTTTGCCATCTCCAGAGGAGTGCCGCCGGTAAATCCGCTGTAGTCGAACCCATACATCAAATCCCTGCAAACCTGGAGCTTTTCCCGGAATTTGGGGTAGGCGGTCTGAGCGATGTTCATATCGCCGTAGTTGCCGCGATCCCGCTCCGTGTACTCATTCATGGCTGCTTTCAGCGCCGAGGCGATGCCCACATAATCGACAATGAGGCCCCCCTCCTTGTCCTGAAACACTCGGTTGACCCGGGCGATGGCCTGCATCAGGTTGTAGCCGTGCATATGAATGTCTCCTATTAGGAACACTGTAATATCAAGGCTTTTCGGAGCCTACACCCACAAAAAAATATAATCAGAGCTATCACATTACGCAAAAAGCCGTCCGGCAAGAAAAAACGGGCGGCTTTTTTGCGTGGATAGCCGGGAGGGAGGCGAAAAAATAGTAACAAAGTTTTAGCACAAGATTTGTGCAACATTCACGAAATTAAAAAAGGAGGTAACGAATGGCAGACGAAAAACTGAACACCACCCCGGCAGAAAATCCCCAGCCCAGCCTGTTTGATACGGGCCCGGCGGAGGCTCCTGCCCCGGAGGTCAAGCCCACCGAGCAGACTGCCCCGGAACCGCCCGCCCCGGAGCCCCCGGCCCCGGAGAAAAAGGACGCGCCCGAGCAGGCCGCCGGGGAACCACCCACGCAGGAGGCTCCGGCTGGGGCTCCCGGCGATGTGGTGGTATCCGCTGACCAGATTGAAAAGCTCATGGCGGAGAAACGGGCGGCGGAACGTGCGGAGGTGGAAAAGAACGAACCGCCCGCCCCGGCCCCGGAAGAAAGGGCTGCCGGGGAAAAGCCGCCCTGGGAGCGTCCCTTGGAAGAGCTGGAGGCGGAACAGAAAAAGCCCCGCCGTGGCCGCAAGCCCAAGGAAGAAAAAGCGGGGCCCGGCGCTCCGGGAGGGACGGGGGCCCGTAGGGGCCGCCCACCCAAGGATGGCAAGGCGGCCCCCGACAAGCCCCCGTCCCCACCTCGAGACAAAAAGTCCCAAAGCAAGGGGACAAAAGGGGCAAAGGCCGCCACGGTAAAGGAGGAGGCCCCCGCCGCTCCCCCGCCTGCGCCGGAACAGCCGCCCGAGCCCCGTGACGCGACCCGCGCCGAAAAGGAGGAGATCGTTTATCTCAACCTTTCGGAGCTGTTCCCGTTCAAAGACCATCCCTTTGGTGTCCGTGACGATGCAGAAATGAAAGGTCTGGTGGAGTCCGTCAAGGACAACGGCGTACACCAGCCCGCGCTGGTGCGTCCCCGTGAGGGCGGCGGCTATGAAATCATCGCGGGCCACCGCCGCCAGCGGGCCAGTGAGCTGGCCGGGTTTGCAAATATGCCCTGTATCGTCCGCAACATGACGGACGATGAGGCAGTCCTGGCGATGACGGATGACAACCTGCGCCACCGGGAAAAGATTTTGCCGATGGAAAAGGCGCAGTCGCTGAAAATGCAGGTGGAGGCCATCAGCCACCAGGGGACGCGGCTGGAGGGCGTGGCCGCCGGGGACGTTGGGAAACGCTCCACGGAAATCGTGGGGGAACGCAACGGCATGAATTACAAGCAGGTGCAGCGGTATATCCGGCTGACCGAGCTTGTGCCGGAGCTCCAGTCTATGGTGAACGAGAAAAAGCTGTCCTTTACCCCCGCCGTGGAGATCTCGTTCATCAAGCCCAAAAACCAGAGGTTTATCGCCGTTTCCATTGAGGGCGAGCAGTCCTCCCCCTCGCTGTCCCAGGCCCAGGAGCTCCGCAAGCTGGATAAGGACGGAAAGCTGAACGGCGATGTGATTGACGGCATTTTGAGCCGTGAGAAAAAGGAGGTAGACAAAGTGATTATTTCCGCCGCAGAGCTGGGGAAGTATTTCGGCAAGGATGCCACGCCCCGGGAAATGAAAGACCAGATCATGTCCCTGCTGGACGCATGGAAAGAGAAACAGCCCCCGGAGCGCACCGCCCCGGAGAAAAAGACCGACCGCGAGAAGTAAGCCTTGAGACATTTTGTCCCAAGGTTTTTCTTTTTCCCCGGCCCCATCCCCGCGCCTTGCATGGCGTTCTTTTAGAGAGGGGCTCTGGTGGTAATATCCCCCGTCGCCGCCTACTACTGAGCACAGCCGGGAGTGGGCAGTCAAGGGTGCGTAGCACCGCCGCCTGCGGCGGCCTGCCCTTGACGGCCCGCCCCGGCTGTGCCACCCCTCCCGGCGCGGCGGGGGATATATCCTCCAGAGCCGCCCCCTTTCCCATGAATGGGAAAGGGCGGGGGGATTGGGTTGAACGACAACTATTAAAATATCGGAGGTAAACGACTATGAAACGACCCCTTGCTTACATCACCGCCGCATGGTACGGCGGCGACAGCGAAAACGCGGAGCTTGCCGCGCAGTATTGCCGGGCGGTTTACGATGCGGGCTTTGCCCCTATCTGCCCCGCGCTGTT
It contains:
- the noc_5 gene encoding Nucleoid occlusion protein, which produces MADEKLNTTPAENPQPSLFDTGPAEAPAPEVKPTEQTAPEPPAPEPPAPEKKDAPEQAAGEPPTQEAPAGAPGDVVVSADQIEKLMAEKRAAERAEVEKNEPPAPAPEERAAGEKPPWERPLEELEAEQKKPRRGRKPKEEKAGPGAPGGTGARRGRPPKDGKAAPDKPPSPPRDKKSQSKGTKGAKAATVKEEAPAAPPPAPEQPPEPRDATRAEKEEIVYLNLSELFPFKDHPFGVRDDAEMKGLVESVKDNGVHQPALVRPREGGGYEIIAGHRRQRASELAGFANMPCIVRNMTDDEAVLAMTDDNLRHREKILPMEKAQSLKMQVEAISHQGTRLEGVAAGDVGKRSTEIVGERNGMNYKQVQRYIRLTELVPELQSMVNEKKLSFTPAVEISFIKPKNQRFIAVSIEGEQSSPSLSQAQELRKLDKDGKLNGDVIDGILSREKKEVDKVIISAAELGKYFGKDATPREMKDQIMSLLDAWKEKQPPERTAPEKKTDREK